In one Kitasatospora cineracea genomic region, the following are encoded:
- a CDS encoding uracil-xanthine permease family protein, with amino-acid sequence MKVGFGWKLHGDGRAPRPGAVVRPDERLSWGRTVGLGAQHVVAMFGATFVAPVLMGLDPNLAVMVSGVATVFFLLVTQGRIPSYLGSSLSFVGVAAVIKAQGGDAATLTGALLVVGAVLAACGAVVQGFGARVIHAVLPPVVTGAVVMLIGFNLAPVAAGTYWPQDQWTALLVMAFTALALVVLRGFWSRIAIFLGLVFGYGVSWLFDRVFGRIHSSVGGGAATDHWRLDLSGVGKADWIGLPSLHAPSFSASAILVALPVVVALIAENAGHVKAVSEMTGDPLDDRMGAAIVADGAATVLSTAVGGPATTTYAENIGVMAATRVYSTAAYWCAAGFAILFGLCPKFGAVIAAIPGGVLGGITVVLYGMIGLLGAQIWIHNKVDLTNPLHLVPVAAGVIVGIGNVTLKFTDTFELGGIALGTLIVLLGYHGLRALAPAHLKHPRPAADGPLLDEGTSSYDDRG; translated from the coding sequence ATGAAGGTCGGCTTCGGGTGGAAGCTGCACGGGGACGGGCGGGCGCCGCGGCCCGGGGCGGTGGTGCGGCCGGACGAACGGCTGTCCTGGGGGCGGACGGTCGGGCTCGGGGCGCAGCACGTGGTGGCGATGTTCGGGGCCACCTTCGTGGCGCCCGTGCTGATGGGCCTGGACCCGAACCTCGCGGTGATGGTGTCGGGCGTGGCGACGGTGTTCTTCCTGCTGGTGACGCAGGGCCGGATCCCGTCCTACCTGGGCTCCAGCCTGTCGTTCGTCGGCGTGGCCGCGGTGATCAAGGCGCAGGGCGGGGACGCGGCGACGCTGACGGGTGCGCTGCTGGTGGTGGGTGCGGTGCTGGCGGCGTGCGGGGCGGTGGTGCAGGGGTTCGGGGCGCGGGTGATCCACGCGGTGCTGCCGCCGGTGGTGACGGGCGCGGTGGTGATGCTGATCGGCTTCAACCTGGCGCCGGTGGCGGCGGGGACGTACTGGCCGCAGGACCAGTGGACGGCGCTGCTGGTGATGGCGTTCACGGCCCTCGCCCTGGTGGTGCTGCGCGGGTTCTGGTCGCGGATCGCGATCTTCCTGGGGCTGGTGTTCGGGTACGGCGTCTCGTGGCTGTTCGACCGGGTCTTCGGGCGGATCCACTCCTCGGTGGGCGGCGGGGCGGCCACCGACCACTGGCGCCTGGACCTGTCGGGCGTCGGCAAGGCGGACTGGATCGGCCTGCCGTCCCTGCACGCACCGAGCTTCTCGGCCTCGGCGATCCTGGTGGCGCTGCCGGTGGTGGTGGCGCTGATCGCCGAGAACGCCGGGCACGTGAAGGCCGTCTCCGAGATGACGGGCGACCCGCTGGACGACCGGATGGGCGCGGCGATCGTGGCGGACGGCGCGGCCACCGTGCTCTCCACCGCGGTGGGCGGCCCGGCGACCACCACGTACGCGGAGAACATCGGCGTGATGGCGGCGACCCGGGTGTACTCGACGGCCGCGTACTGGTGCGCGGCCGGCTTCGCCATCCTGTTCGGCCTGTGCCCGAAGTTCGGCGCGGTGATCGCGGCGATCCCGGGCGGCGTGCTGGGCGGCATCACCGTCGTCCTGTACGGCATGATCGGCCTGCTCGGCGCGCAGATCTGGATCCACAACAAGGTGGACCTGACCAACCCGCTGCACCTGGTCCCGGTCGCGGCGGGCGTGATCGTCGGCATCGGCAACGTGACGCTGAAGTTCACCGACACCTTCGAACTCGGCGGCATCGCCCTGGGCACGCTGATCGTCCTGCTCGGCTACCACGGCCTGCGCGCCCTGGCCCCCGCCCACCTCAAGCACCCGCGACCCGCCGCGGACGGACCGCTGCTGGACGAGGGCA
- the glsA gene encoding glutaminase A, producing the protein MIHDSGDIVDARTAQAAVSTGRLPADRAVRAALARVHRRFQADRGGRVADYIPVLAEADPELFGIALAHVGGSVHAVGDADHLFSIQSVSKAFVFALVDQELGHHAVRRRVGVNSTGLPFNSVLAVELNHGSPMNPMVNAGALATTALAPGGSAEERWEFVRRGLSRFAGRELALDERVYASETATNQRNESIARLLDSYGALARDPVATTDLYTRQCSLAVCVRDLAVMGATLANGGVNPLTGERVVDAEVCRDTLAALATAGLYERSGDWLYEVGMPGKSGVSGGIVTVAPGKGSIAVFSPRLDGAGNSVRGQRVTHYLSGALALNLFASTAHPQSAR; encoded by the coding sequence GTGATCCACGACTCCGGGGACATCGTCGACGCCCGGACGGCGCAGGCGGCGGTCTCCACCGGGCGGCTGCCCGCGGACCGGGCGGTGCGGGCGGCGCTGGCCCGGGTGCACCGGCGCTTCCAGGCGGACCGCGGGGGCCGGGTGGCCGACTACATCCCGGTGCTGGCCGAGGCCGATCCGGAACTGTTCGGCATCGCGCTCGCGCACGTCGGCGGGAGCGTCCACGCGGTGGGCGACGCGGACCACCTGTTCTCGATCCAGTCGGTCTCCAAGGCGTTCGTGTTCGCCCTGGTCGACCAGGAGCTCGGGCACCACGCGGTCCGCCGCCGGGTCGGCGTCAACAGCACCGGCCTGCCGTTCAACTCGGTGCTGGCCGTCGAACTCAACCACGGCAGCCCGATGAACCCGATGGTCAACGCCGGGGCACTGGCCACCACCGCCCTCGCCCCGGGCGGATCCGCCGAGGAGCGCTGGGAGTTCGTCCGCCGCGGCCTCTCCCGCTTCGCCGGCCGCGAACTGGCCCTGGACGAGCGGGTGTACGCCTCCGAGACGGCCACCAACCAGCGCAACGAGTCGATCGCCCGCCTGCTGGACAGCTACGGCGCGCTGGCCCGCGACCCGGTCGCCACCACCGACCTCTACACCCGGCAGTGCTCGCTGGCGGTCTGCGTCCGGGACCTCGCGGTGATGGGCGCGACCCTCGCCAACGGCGGCGTCAACCCGCTCACCGGCGAGCGGGTGGTCGACGCCGAGGTCTGCCGCGACACCCTCGCCGCCCTGGCCACCGCCGGCCTGTACGAACGCAGCGGCGACTGGCTGTACGAGGTCGGGATGCCCGGCAAGAGCGGGGTCTCCGGCGGCATCGTCACCGTCGCCCCGGGCAAGGGCTCGATCGCGGTGTTCTCCCCCCGCCTGGACGGCGCGGGCAACAGCGTCCGCGGCCAGCGCGTCACCCACTACCTGTCCGGCGCCCTCGCCCTGAACCTGTTCGCCTCCACCGCCCACCCGCAGTCCGCGCGCTGA
- the snpA gene encoding snapalysin: protein MNRSMTLLAAALGMVLAAGTAAVPAAAATTTQGYTPSASSAVNSSRDADNKAFYEAVMKSARSKQAANPYLLAVTVTYDASQAPTFRTVISQSAQIWNSSVSNVQLRSGTNADFRYYEGNDSRGSYASTDGHGSGYVFLDYAQNRQYSSLRVTAHETGHVLGLPDHYSGPCSELMSGGGPGTSCTNPYPNTTERSRVNSLWLYGLAAAH, encoded by the coding sequence ATGAACCGCTCCATGACCCTGCTCGCCGCCGCCCTCGGCATGGTCCTCGCGGCCGGCACCGCCGCCGTGCCCGCCGCCGCGGCCACCACCACCCAGGGCTACACCCCGTCCGCGAGCTCCGCCGTCAACTCCTCCCGGGACGCCGACAACAAGGCGTTCTACGAGGCCGTGATGAAGTCGGCCCGCTCCAAGCAGGCCGCCAACCCCTACCTGCTGGCCGTCACCGTCACCTACGACGCCAGCCAGGCCCCGACCTTCCGCACCGTCATCTCGCAGAGCGCGCAGATCTGGAACTCCTCGGTCTCCAACGTCCAGCTCCGCTCCGGCACCAACGCCGACTTCCGCTACTACGAGGGCAACGACTCCCGCGGCTCCTACGCCTCCACCGACGGCCACGGCAGCGGCTACGTCTTCCTCGACTACGCGCAGAACCGGCAGTACAGCTCGCTGCGCGTCACCGCGCACGAGACCGGCCACGTGCTCGGCCTGCCCGACCACTACTCCGGCCCGTGCAGCGAGCTGATGTCCGGCGGCGGCCCCGGCACCTCCTGCACCAACCCCTACCCGAACACCACCGAGCGCAGCCGGGTCAACAGCCTCTGGCTGTACGGCCTCGCCGCCGCCCACTGA
- a CDS encoding LysR family transcriptional regulator → MDLDVRHLRVLCAVADTGSVRKAARRLGMTQPSLTTQLHRIERTIGGRLFTRERTGSRPTALGHWVLSRARPVITEMDALVAAARAEAAGPGRRRLRIGSVGSRAVAAWLRRIHDRLPETDTTIHIDISAIALLHLVAAEQLDIAFVHESEGFPLQVPAGTERRVLVAREPQFVALAETHPAAGRPVVSLADLAHDTWMVDPTADHEYAALRRVFAGAGLDPRVVQVRDNATAAELVASGEAVRPCQPTSPPGPGTVLRPVHGDPLAVRLLLTWRPDTVGGPALDGLWGDLRHAYLDLASVNPAYRAWLRRHNRPLHTLLAPAPPPA, encoded by the coding sequence ATGGACCTCGACGTCCGACACCTGCGGGTGCTGTGCGCGGTCGCCGACACCGGCAGCGTCCGGAAGGCCGCCCGTCGACTCGGCATGACCCAGCCGTCGCTGACCACCCAACTGCACCGCATCGAACGCACCATCGGCGGACGGCTGTTCACCCGCGAACGGACCGGCAGCCGCCCCACCGCCCTCGGCCACTGGGTGCTCTCCCGCGCCCGGCCCGTGATCACCGAGATGGACGCCCTGGTCGCCGCCGCCCGCGCCGAAGCCGCCGGACCCGGCCGCCGCCGACTGCGGATCGGCAGCGTCGGCAGCCGCGCGGTCGCCGCCTGGCTGCGCCGCATCCACGACCGGCTCCCGGAGACCGACACCACCATCCACATCGACATCTCGGCGATCGCCCTGCTCCACCTGGTCGCCGCCGAACAACTCGACATCGCCTTCGTCCACGAGAGCGAGGGCTTCCCGCTGCAGGTGCCGGCCGGCACCGAGCGGCGGGTGCTGGTCGCCCGCGAACCCCAGTTCGTCGCCCTCGCCGAGACCCACCCCGCCGCCGGCCGGCCGGTCGTCAGCCTCGCCGACCTCGCCCACGACACCTGGATGGTCGACCCGACCGCCGACCACGAGTACGCCGCCCTGCGCCGGGTCTTCGCCGGGGCCGGACTCGACCCGCGCGTCGTCCAGGTCCGGGACAACGCCACCGCCGCCGAACTCGTCGCCTCCGGCGAGGCCGTCCGCCCCTGCCAGCCCACCTCCCCGCCCGGCCCCGGCACCGTCCTGCGCCCCGTCCACGGCGACCCGCTCGCCGTCCGCCTGCTGCTCACCTGGCGCCCCGACACCGTCGGCGGCCCGGCCCTCGACGGCCTCTGGGGCGACCTCCGCCACGCCTACCTCGACCTGGCTAGCGTCAACCCCGCCTACCGCGCCTGGCTGCGCCGCCACAACCGCCCCCTGCACACCCTCCTCGCCCCGGCACCGCCACCGGCCTGA
- a CDS encoding FxLYD domain-containing protein, whose amino-acid sequence MRRTALTTVGLLLAAATVVACDPAATSTTKTSTTSAGADAPVQASQPAAAPPAAGSDDANGDVEIVSCQVDPTLHWPSADLKITNHSSKSSNYIVNIEFVDAGGTRLAEGIAATNNLAAGQAANVKAAGTAEVKGKASCKVSKVTRYAAP is encoded by the coding sequence GTGCGCCGTACCGCTCTCACCACCGTCGGCCTGCTCCTCGCCGCAGCAACCGTTGTCGCGTGCGACCCGGCCGCCACCAGCACCACGAAGACCAGCACCACCAGCGCCGGGGCCGACGCGCCCGTGCAGGCGTCCCAGCCCGCTGCTGCACCCCCGGCCGCGGGCAGTGACGACGCGAACGGCGACGTGGAGATCGTGTCCTGCCAGGTTGACCCGACTTTGCACTGGCCGTCCGCGGACTTGAAGATCACGAACCACTCGTCGAAGAGCTCGAACTACATCGTCAACATCGAGTTCGTCGACGCCGGCGGAACGCGTCTCGCGGAGGGCATCGCGGCGACGAACAACCTGGCGGCGGGTCAGGCCGCGAACGTGAAGGCGGCGGGGACGGCGGAGGTGAAGGGGAAGGCGTCGTGCAAGGTGTCGAAGGTGACTCGGTACGCGGCCCCGTGA
- a CDS encoding DUF1062 domain-containing protein, protein MNTDRKALWAVRQSALPTVVRSCPDCPGTRHRASGKIRANANGKLLDVWLLLSCATCGRTSKVPVHERVHVSTLEPARLVAYEINDPAAVRELVMSASLAAKNRYRLDWTGTWELATRTPLYALDDPNPLSVQVRFELPAPVRVERLLQLGLGLSRAEVRRLVADERIRLPFAPDVKAHQDFELTLHEPGFVDTARHAKSLGAPDTERTDLARIGLPPVPGRELPRRATAHA, encoded by the coding sequence ATGAATACCGACCGCAAGGCCCTGTGGGCCGTGCGCCAGTCCGCCCTGCCCACCGTCGTCCGGTCCTGCCCGGACTGTCCCGGCACACGGCACCGCGCCTCGGGGAAGATACGCGCCAACGCGAACGGCAAGCTGCTCGACGTCTGGCTGCTGCTGAGCTGCGCGACGTGCGGCCGGACCTCGAAGGTGCCCGTCCACGAGCGCGTCCACGTCTCGACGCTGGAGCCGGCCCGGCTGGTGGCGTACGAGATCAACGACCCGGCAGCGGTACGGGAGTTGGTGATGAGCGCGTCGCTCGCGGCGAAGAACCGGTACCGGCTCGACTGGACCGGGACGTGGGAGCTGGCGACCCGCACGCCGCTGTACGCGCTCGACGACCCGAACCCGCTCTCGGTGCAGGTGCGCTTCGAGCTGCCCGCGCCGGTCCGGGTGGAGCGGCTGCTCCAGCTCGGTCTCGGCCTGAGCCGGGCCGAGGTGCGCCGTCTGGTCGCGGACGAGCGGATCCGCCTACCGTTCGCTCCGGACGTCAAGGCGCACCAGGACTTCGAACTCACCCTCCACGAACCTGGTTTCGTCGATACGGCCAGGCACGCGAAGTCCCTCGGTGCGCCCGACACAGAACGCACCGACCTGGCTCGGATCGGGCTGCCGCCCGTACCCGGCCGGGAGCTCCCGCGCCGGGCCACGGCGCACGCCTAG
- a CDS encoding isochorismatase family protein: MLDPRTVQLVFADLQDSIVALSRTNDPDTIRRSAGVLGRLARTLDIPFTVSAAPRPGGPGVIAELPAATPFVRSGPCCWDDAPWRREVAANACTTLVLCGVTSEIVVLHTALDALADGYAVTVLVDASGGMSERTENAAFDRIRAAGGTVTSVASFATDLVRDFTDPTGREVITALHGLLDQAMS, from the coding sequence GTGCTCGATCCCCGCACCGTACAACTCGTCTTCGCCGACCTGCAGGACAGCATCGTGGCCCTGAGCCGCACGAACGACCCGGACACCATCAGGCGCTCCGCCGGAGTGCTGGGCCGGCTCGCCCGGACACTGGACATCCCGTTCACCGTGTCGGCCGCACCCCGGCCCGGCGGCCCCGGCGTCATCGCCGAACTCCCCGCCGCGACACCGTTCGTGCGCAGCGGCCCGTGCTGCTGGGACGACGCGCCCTGGCGCCGGGAGGTCGCCGCCAACGCTTGCACCACGCTGGTCCTCTGCGGCGTGACCTCGGAGATCGTGGTCCTGCACACCGCGCTCGACGCCCTGGCCGACGGCTACGCGGTGACCGTCCTGGTCGACGCGAGCGGCGGCATGTCGGAGCGCACCGAGAACGCGGCCTTCGACCGGATCCGGGCGGCGGGCGGCACCGTGACGTCGGTGGCGAGCTTCGCCACCGACCTGGTGCGCGACTTCACCGATCCCACCGGCCGCGAGGTCATCACCGCCCTGCACGGCCTGCTGGACCAGGCGATGTCCTGA
- a CDS encoding MarR family winged helix-turn-helix transcriptional regulator has translation MLLVNDVKWVETLSFRFGVLGALVADRHAAALIAHGLKPKHVALLSVLDAGLGASQLEIAKVMRVAPSLVVSLADHLESAGAIERLRDPADRRRQLLHLTARGRDLLARCTAQAVALDAELTAGLTPAERDALGAAFDRLAASHGLPARGRPDPGADPGGPTLGGNS, from the coding sequence ATGCTTCTCGTGAACGACGTCAAGTGGGTCGAGACACTCAGCTTCCGGTTCGGCGTCCTGGGCGCGCTGGTCGCCGACCGGCACGCGGCGGCCCTGATCGCCCACGGTCTGAAGCCCAAGCACGTCGCCCTGCTGAGCGTCCTCGACGCGGGGCTGGGCGCCTCGCAGTTGGAGATCGCCAAGGTGATGCGGGTGGCGCCCAGCCTGGTGGTGTCCCTCGCCGACCACCTGGAGTCCGCGGGCGCGATCGAGCGGCTCCGCGATCCGGCCGACCGCCGCCGCCAGCTGCTGCACCTCACCGCCCGGGGCCGCGACCTGCTCGCCCGGTGCACGGCCCAGGCGGTCGCGCTCGACGCGGAACTCACCGCCGGCCTCACCCCCGCCGAGCGGGACGCCCTCGGTGCGGCGTTCGACCGCCTCGCGGCCTCGCACGGCCTCCCGGCGCGCGGGCGGCCGGACCCGGGAGCGGACCCCGGAGGGCCCACTCTCGGAGGCAACTCCTAG
- a CDS encoding (2Fe-2S) ferredoxin domain-containing protein: protein MSRRAREKAAAPAAGAAARCTVTVCRGCCCGTPKIPRLDHAAQLTGLRTALAATATVRPVPCLDACEHGNVIVVQPSAAGRKAGGRPVWLGLVNDLDASADITAWIEAGGPGLADMPAVLDLYAFSPSRRIRAQLGD, encoded by the coding sequence GTGAGCCGCCGCGCCCGCGAGAAGGCCGCCGCCCCCGCGGCGGGGGCGGCGGCCCGCTGCACCGTCACCGTCTGCCGGGGCTGCTGCTGCGGCACCCCGAAGATCCCCCGCCTCGACCACGCCGCCCAGCTCACCGGCCTGCGCACCGCCCTCGCCGCGACCGCGACCGTCCGCCCCGTCCCCTGCCTCGACGCCTGCGAGCACGGCAACGTGATCGTCGTCCAGCCCTCCGCGGCGGGCCGGAAGGCGGGCGGCCGGCCGGTGTGGCTCGGCCTGGTCAACGACCTGGACGCCTCCGCCGACATCACCGCCTGGATCGAGGCGGGCGGCCCCGGCCTCGCCGACATGCCCGCGGTCCTCGACCTGTACGCCTTCAGCCCCTCCCGCCGCATCCGCGCGCAGCTCGGCGACTGA
- a CDS encoding heavy metal translocating P-type ATPase, whose amino-acid sequence MPSSTLLARPAEAPAAAAAAPRRRTRVLALPEARWAAAALVLFLTALPLQLAGAPAWSWGPLYALAYAAGGWEPGRAGLQALREKTLDVDLLMIVAALGAAAVGQVMDGALLIVIFATSGALEALATARTADSVRGLLDLAPAVATRLPDDGTEERVPTGELAVGDVVLVRPGERIGADGRVLDGVSEVDQASITGEPLPVAKRTGDEVFAGTLNGTGALRVKVERDASDSVIARIVQLVEEASETKAPTQLFIEKVEQRYSLGMVAATLAVFAVPLLVGAAFTDSLLRAMTFMIVASPCAVVLATMPPLLSAIANAGRHGVLVKSAVVMERLGQVDAVALDKTGTLTEGTPRVTDVRPLAGAGPDEDGLLALAASAEHPSEHPLARAVVDAARARGLDLAPAADFASTPGVGVTATVAGRTVAVGAPAHRLGTARPLGTADPAADPTTVPARATATAAPAPTPAPALTSTPGTPARPLGTTRPLGTADPTAPPADARTAVPVTARAAAVAAELERSGRTAVLVEADGVPVGVLGIADRLRPDAAATVTALTALTGTAPVLLTGDNPRAAARLAAEVGITDVRAGLLPQDKVAAVREQEGAGRKVLVVGDGVNDAPALAAAHTGVAMGRAGSDLALETADAVIVRDELATVPAVVALSRRARSLVVQNLVIASVFITALVVWDLVATLPLPLGVLGHEGSTVIVGLNGLRLLRDAAWKRAAAEGRR is encoded by the coding sequence ATGCCTTCCTCCACCCTGCTCGCCCGCCCCGCCGAGGCGCCCGCGGCGGCCGCCGCCGCGCCCCGGCGGCGCACCCGGGTGCTCGCCCTGCCGGAGGCCCGCTGGGCCGCCGCCGCGCTGGTGCTGTTCCTGACGGCGCTGCCGCTGCAACTGGCCGGCGCCCCGGCCTGGTCGTGGGGCCCGCTGTACGCGCTCGCCTACGCGGCCGGCGGCTGGGAGCCCGGCCGGGCCGGGCTGCAGGCGCTGCGCGAGAAGACCCTCGACGTCGACCTGCTGATGATCGTCGCGGCGCTGGGCGCGGCGGCGGTCGGCCAGGTGATGGACGGCGCGCTGCTGATCGTCATCTTCGCCACCTCCGGCGCGCTGGAGGCGCTCGCCACCGCCCGCACCGCGGACTCGGTGCGCGGCCTGCTCGACCTGGCGCCCGCCGTGGCGACCCGGCTGCCGGACGACGGCACCGAGGAGCGCGTGCCGACCGGGGAGCTGGCGGTCGGCGACGTGGTCCTGGTGCGGCCGGGCGAGCGGATCGGCGCGGACGGCCGGGTGCTGGACGGGGTGAGCGAGGTCGACCAGGCGAGCATCACCGGCGAGCCGCTGCCGGTCGCCAAGCGGACCGGTGACGAGGTGTTCGCCGGGACGCTGAACGGCACCGGCGCGCTGCGGGTGAAGGTCGAGCGGGACGCCTCGGACTCGGTGATCGCCCGGATCGTGCAGCTGGTCGAGGAGGCGTCGGAGACCAAGGCGCCCACCCAGCTGTTCATCGAGAAGGTCGAACAGCGCTACTCGCTGGGCATGGTGGCCGCGACGCTCGCGGTCTTCGCGGTCCCGCTGCTGGTCGGCGCGGCGTTCACCGACTCGCTGCTGCGCGCGATGACGTTCATGATCGTGGCCTCGCCGTGCGCCGTCGTCCTGGCGACCATGCCGCCGCTGCTGTCCGCGATCGCCAACGCCGGGCGGCACGGCGTGCTGGTGAAGTCCGCGGTGGTGATGGAGCGCCTGGGCCAGGTCGACGCCGTCGCGCTCGACAAGACCGGCACCCTCACCGAGGGCACCCCGCGCGTCACCGACGTCCGCCCGCTGGCCGGCGCCGGACCGGACGAGGACGGGCTGCTGGCGCTGGCGGCCTCCGCCGAGCACCCCAGCGAGCACCCGCTGGCCCGCGCCGTCGTCGACGCCGCCCGGGCCCGCGGCCTCGACCTCGCCCCGGCCGCGGACTTCGCCTCCACCCCCGGCGTCGGCGTCACCGCCACCGTCGCGGGCCGCACCGTCGCCGTCGGCGCCCCCGCCCACCGGCTCGGCACCGCCCGCCCACTCGGCACCGCCGACCCGGCCGCCGATCCAACCACCGTCCCGGCCCGCGCCACCGCCACCGCCGCCCCCGCCCCGACCCCGGCCCCGGCCCTCACCTCCACCCCCGGCACCCCCGCCCGCCCACTCGGCACCACCCGCCCCCTCGGCACCGCCGACCCCACCGCCCCTCCGGCCGACGCACGGACCGCCGTCCCCGTGACCGCCCGGGCCGCCGCGGTGGCCGCCGAGCTGGAGCGGTCCGGCCGCACTGCCGTCCTCGTCGAGGCGGACGGCGTGCCGGTCGGCGTGCTCGGCATCGCCGATCGGCTGCGCCCGGACGCCGCCGCCACCGTCACCGCGCTCACCGCCCTGACCGGCACCGCCCCGGTGCTGCTCACCGGCGACAACCCGCGCGCCGCCGCCCGCCTGGCCGCCGAGGTCGGCATCACGGACGTCCGGGCGGGGCTGCTGCCGCAGGACAAGGTCGCCGCCGTCCGCGAGCAGGAGGGCGCCGGGCGCAAGGTCCTGGTGGTCGGCGACGGCGTCAACGACGCGCCCGCCCTGGCCGCCGCGCACACCGGCGTCGCCATGGGCCGGGCCGGGTCCGACCTCGCCCTGGAGACGGCGGACGCGGTGATCGTCCGCGACGAACTCGCCACCGTCCCCGCCGTCGTCGCCCTCTCCCGGCGGGCCCGCTCCCTGGTGGTGCAGAACCTGGTCATCGCCTCGGTGTTCATCACCGCCCTGGTGGTGTGGGACCTGGTCGCCACCCTGCCGCTGCCGCTGGGCGTGCTCGGCCACGAGGGCTCCACCGTCATCGTCGGCCTCAACGGCCTGCGCCTGCTGCGCGACGCCGCCTGGAAGCGCGCCGCCGCCGAGGGCCGCCGGTGA
- a CDS encoding ArsR/SmtB family transcription factor — MGHGATPAKNAVPRISLDADNAARVATTLQALATPSRLLILARLREGPCAATELAHEVGMEQSACSHQLRLLRNLGLVVGQRQGRSVVYALYDNHVAELLDQAVYHTEHLRLGLSDAADGDGDGGGDGDSDGDGGSGADGGGADRPAAR, encoded by the coding sequence ATGGGTCACGGAGCCACCCCCGCCAAGAACGCCGTCCCGCGCATCAGCCTGGACGCGGACAACGCCGCCCGGGTGGCCACCACCCTCCAGGCCCTCGCCACCCCGTCCCGGCTGCTGATCCTCGCCCGCCTGCGCGAAGGCCCCTGCGCCGCCACCGAACTCGCCCACGAGGTCGGCATGGAGCAGTCCGCCTGCTCCCACCAGCTCCGCCTGCTGCGCAACCTCGGCCTCGTCGTCGGGCAGCGGCAGGGCCGCTCCGTCGTCTACGCCCTGTACGACAACCACGTCGCCGAACTCCTCGACCAGGCCGTCTACCACACCGAGCACCTCCGGCTCGGCCTCAGCGACGCCGCGGACGGCGACGGCGACGGCGGCGGGGACGGGGACAGCGACGGCGACGGCGGCAGTGGGGCGGACGGCGGCGGGGCCGACCGTCCCGCCGCCCGGTAG
- a CDS encoding APC family permease, translating to MGTSAAAAGPGELKRHLGVFDAVVIGLGSMIGAGVFAALAPAAAAGGSGLLLGLALAAVVAYCNATSSARLAARYPQSGGTYVYGRERLGDFWGYLAGWGFVVGKTASCAAMALTVGSYVRPDRAHAVAVAAVVALTAVNYVGVQKAARLTRAVVAVVLAVLAAVVTACLTGPTADTGHWAIGTGAGWHGVLQAAGFLFFAFAGYARIATLGEEVRDPQRTIPRAIPTALGITLVVYAAVALAVLAVLGPDQLARSAAPLADAVRAAGVPGLAPVVRVGAAVAALGSLLALILGVSRTTLAMARDRHLPHVLAAVHPRFGVPHRAELAVGAVVAVLAATADVRGAIGFSSFGVLAYYAVANAAAWTLTPAEGRPPRIVPVLGAAGCAVLAFALPAASVLWGAAVLALGAAAYGVRKVSARG from the coding sequence ATGGGGACGTCGGCGGCAGCGGCCGGGCCGGGGGAGCTGAAGCGGCACCTGGGGGTGTTCGACGCGGTGGTGATCGGGCTCGGCTCGATGATCGGCGCGGGCGTCTTCGCCGCGCTCGCCCCCGCCGCGGCCGCCGGCGGGTCGGGGCTGCTGCTCGGTCTGGCGCTGGCCGCGGTGGTCGCCTACTGCAACGCCACCTCCTCCGCCCGCCTCGCGGCCCGCTACCCGCAGTCCGGCGGCACCTACGTCTACGGCCGCGAGCGCCTCGGCGACTTCTGGGGCTACCTGGCGGGCTGGGGCTTCGTGGTCGGCAAGACCGCCTCGTGCGCGGCGATGGCGCTGACCGTGGGCTCCTACGTCCGGCCCGACCGGGCCCACGCCGTCGCGGTCGCCGCGGTGGTCGCGCTGACCGCGGTGAACTACGTCGGGGTGCAGAAGGCCGCCCGGCTGACCCGGGCGGTGGTGGCCGTGGTCCTGGCGGTGCTCGCCGCCGTGGTCACCGCCTGCCTCACCGGCCCGACCGCCGACACCGGCCACTGGGCGATCGGCACCGGCGCCGGGTGGCACGGCGTGCTCCAGGCCGCCGGGTTCCTGTTCTTCGCCTTCGCCGGGTACGCGCGGATCGCCACCCTCGGCGAGGAGGTCCGCGACCCGCAGCGCACCATCCCCCGTGCGATCCCGACCGCGCTCGGCATCACCCTGGTCGTCTACGCCGCCGTCGCGCTCGCCGTCCTCGCGGTCCTCGGTCCCGACCAACTCGCCCGCAGCGCGGCGCCGTTGGCCGACGCCGTGCGCGCCGCCGGGGTGCCGGGCCTGGCCCCGGTGGTGCGGGTCGGCGCGGCGGTCGCGGCGCTCGGCTCGCTGCTCGCGCTGATCCTCGGCGTCTCGCGCACCACCCTGGCGATGGCCCGCGACCGCCACCTGCCGCACGTCCTGGCCGCCGTCCACCCGCGCTTCGGCGTCCCGCACCGGGCCGAGCTCGCCGTCGGCGCCGTCGTCGCCGTGCTGGCGGCCACGGCGGACGTGCGCGGGGCGATCGGCTTCTCGTCCTTCGGCGTCCTCGCCTACTACGCCGTCGCCAACGCCGCCGCCTGGACCCTCACCCCCGCCGAGGGCCGCCCGCCCCGGATCGTGCCCGTCCTCGGCGCCGCCGGGTGCGCCGTGCTGGCCTTCGCCCTGCCCGCCGCCTCGGTGCTGTGGGGCGCGGCCGTGCTCGCGCTGGGCGCCGCCGCCTACGGGGTGCGGAAGGTGTCGGCGCGCGGCTGA